In Vicinamibacterales bacterium, the genomic stretch GATCCCGCCGTAGCGCGCCTTGTGCCAGAACCACTCGGGCCGCGCGCCGCCGGCGACGTTGCCGATGCGGTGCGGCGCGAGGTTGACCGTCTGGATGACGCGGCCAATCGCACCCGCCTGCACGAGGTCGCCGGCTCTGACGGCGGCGCGTACTTCGTGGCGCTCGCTGTACAGGATCGAGTAGATGCGCTTGGTCTCCGCTTGCACGCGCCGCGCCTCGGCCAGCTGCTCGAGCGTGGTGATGCCGGGCTTGTCGGACAGGTAGTCCTTGCCGTGCTGCATGACGCGGACGCCGATCGGCGCCCGCTCGTCAGGGATTGCGGCGCTCAGCACGAGCTGTACATCGCTGTCGAGGACCTCCTGCTCGCTGCGCGCGATTTTCGCTTGCGGGAAGCGCTTCGCATACGCCGCGGCCAGCTCCGGCTCCTTCGCGTAGACAGCGACCAGCTCACCACCGCCGCGGGTGACCGCGTTGGTCATGCCGTAGATGTGGTCGTGGTTGACGCCGATGACCGAGAAGCGGATCCGCGGCTTCGACGGCGTCTGACCGGCGCCGCCCGATCCCTGGGGCGACTCGATCGTGCGCGACAAGCCGGCAGCCGCGGCCGGAAACGCCGATGCCGCGGCCGCGGTCGCGGCGAGGTTCTTCACAAAGTCCCGTCGACCCACTCGTGTTCTGGCCATGCGTCCTCCGCTCGTCAGGCGAAGCCTACCAGATGCGGCGGTCTGCCGATTCTGAATAGTTGGGCCTCGAGGGCGTTGGCGTCGGCGATTACCTCGTGGCAAAGAGAGCGGACGACGACGCGAGCGCGCGCAGCGCCGCGAGCCACCGGCACGGAGGGAGGCGGCGGAGCGCCGAGCGAGTGACGGTGTAGGGGAGTCCGAGGGGCGAAGCCTCTTGGATGGTAGACGGAGCGTCGAACGACGACGCGAGCGCGCGCAGCGCCGCGAGCCACCGGCACGGAGGGAGGCGGCGGAGCGCCGAGCGAGTGACGGTGTAGGGGAGTCCGAGGGGCGAAGCCTCTCGGATATTAGATGGAACCTGCTTCCACCATGTAGTTGCTCGCCGTGCACATGGCCGAGTCGTCCGACGCGAGAAAGAGTGCCATGCGCGCGACGTAGACCGGCTCGATCGGGTCTTTCAGGCACTGCGCGGCGAGCTGCGCCGCCAGCTTCTCGGGCGTCACCCAGAGCTGCTTCTGGCGCTCCGTCATCGTCCAGCCGGGCACGAGCGTGTTCACGCGGATCCGGTGAGGCCCGAGGTCGCGTGCCATTCCGCGGGTCAGCCCGTGCACGGCCGCTTTCGCCGTCGTGTAGGCCGGGAACCCGCCGCCGGCGCGCCACCACGAGTCGGATCCCAGGTTGACGATCGAGCCGCCGCCGGCCGCGATCATCCCTGGCGCCACCGCCTGGATCGCGAAGAACATGTGGCGCAGGTTGCTGGCGATGCGTTCGTCGAAGAACTCGGGTGTCACCTCCTCCCAGCGATGGCGATCGTCGCGCGCGGCGTTGTTGACGAGCACGGTCGGCGGACCGTGCGTCGCCGCGACCGCGGCGACGGCTCGCCGCAGCGCGTCGACGTCGCGCAGGTCGCACGCTTCGAACCGGACGCGGGCGCCGCCCGCCGTCAACTCCGTTGCCAGCGCTGCGCCGTGTTCAGCGTCGAAATCGAGGATCCCGACGCGCGACCGCTGGCCGGCGAAGGCGCGGACGATCTCCATGCCGATCCCTGACGCTCCGCCGGTGACGATGACGCTGGCGTCGTGGAGGCTTGGATAGGTCGCAAACGCGAGCTGGGGGTTTCCTGCCATGACCGGACTGTATCAAGAGACGCGGACACTGGATCCGCCGCCGGCGCCGCGCACTTGTCGCTGGTGCCGCCCCTCGATGCCCGTCGATCGGCCGAGCTCGATCGGCCATCAGTCGCCCCTCACGATTTTGTCAAAGGCGACCCGGCTCCGTCCCGCCGGAGCCTCCTCCGGCCGCAAGGAGACGGGCGGCGTCCCGGCCGCCGCCGCCATCAAGTGAGCGAAGTGGCGGGGCGGCGGCAAAGTCGCAGAGTGAACGCGTTTTCCGCCGCGCACGCCTCCCGGCAGGACCACGGCTCGAAGGGGCAACGGGCTGGCGATGAAACTGCAGCGATCAGCGCGGGTGGGTGACCTGTCACACATTGAGAGGCCAGGCATGCAGGGGACGCTTGTCGGATCAGAATCAGCTCGTCTGTCGTCTCGGATCATCCTCGTGATGTTCTGCGCGGCGTCGACGCTGTCCGCCGCGCCGGCTGGACGCGTCACGCAGTCGGCGGCGACGGGATCGGCCCAGGCGGCTCAGAAGATCTCTGCCGATCAACTGGATTCCCTCGTGGCGCCGATCGCGCTCTATCCCGATCCGATGCTGGCGCAGGTACTCGCCGCCTCGACCTATCCGCTCGAAATCATGCAGCTCCAGCAGTGGATGCAGAAGAACCCTTCCGTGAAAGACAAGGCGCTCGCCGACGCCATGCTGAAACAGCCGTGGGATCCCAGCGTGCAGGCGCTGGCCGGCCTGCCCGACCTGGTCAAGCGGCTGGCCGCCGACATTCAATGGACCGCGGATCTCGGAAACGCCTTTCTGGCGCAGCAGAGCGACGTCATGGACGCGGTTCAGCGGATGCGCAAGAAGGCGCAGGACAAGGGCACGCTCACCTCGAGCGAGCAGGTCAAAGTCGAAACACAGGTGATCGAGCAAAAGCAGGTGGTCGTCATCCAACAGACCAATCCGCAGATCGTCTACGTTCCGAGCTACAACCCGGTCGTCGTGTGGGGACCGCCGGTGTATCCCTACTATCCGTATCCGCCGATTTACTATCCGCCCCCGGGCTATTACGCGGCAGGGGTCGCCATTTCCTGGGGAGTCGGTTTCGCCATGGGCGCGTTCTGGGGCGGCGGCGGCTGGGGTTGGCACGCCGGCTGGGGGCACAACGACATCGACATCAACATCAACAACAATTTCAATCGCAACTTCAACCGGAACACGAACATCAACGGCGGCAATCGAAACCAGATCAACGGGAACCGTGGCGCGGCGGGCAACAAGTGGCAGCACAATCCGCAGCATCGCGGCGGCACGCCGTACGGCGATCGCGCCACCGCGGACCGGTTTGGCGGCAATGCACGCGGCGATTCGCTGTCCAGCCGGCAGTCGACGGCACGGCAACAAGGAGCCCGTCAGGGCGGCAACGCACAGACCGGCAATCGCACTGCGGCGAGGCCGTCGCCGAGCGGAGGCGCGAGCCGCGGCGGTTCAGCCTCCGGCACTCGTCCGTCGGCTCCCAACGCGGGCAGCGGCAACCGCGCGCCCGGCGCCAGCAGCAACCGCGCGCCCGGCGCCGGCAGCGCGGATCGCATCGGCAACCGCGACATGTCGCGTCCAGGCAACAGCCGCAACGCTATGGGCAGCGGCAATCCCGGCGGCTACGACGGATCCCGCGCGCGTTCGAGCAGCAGCCGCGGTGCCTCCAGCATGGGCGCGCGCGGCGGCGGCGGCGGTGGGAGAAGGAGGTAGGACATGAACGCGAGAGCCGTGACCACCGCCATCGTCGTAACCTCGTGGCTCTGCGGCGCGCCGTCTGCCGCAGTCCTTTCGGCCGGGCAGGCGCCGCCGCCCGCTTCGACCGCGCACGTCAAGACGTTTGCCACGCCCGAACAGGCGATGAACGCGCTGATCAGCGCCGCGGAGAAATTCGATGTCGTGGCCATCGAGCAGCTCTTCGGACCGGACGGCAGCAAAATCCTGGTGACGGCGGAGCCCCCCCACGATCAAGACATCGCACAAACGTTCGCCGCGCTGGCGCACGAGAAGAAATCCGTCTCGATCGATCCCAGGAATCGGAACCACGCGGCCATCCTGGTCGGCGCCGAGGATTGGCCGTTTGCGGTGCCGCTCGTCAGGAAGAACGGCGCCTGGCAATTCGACACGGCCGCCGGCGTCCAGGAACTGACGTATCGCCGCATCGGCGGCAACGAGCTCGACGCCATCGAGATTTGCGACGGCTTCGTCGAAGCGCAGGAAACCTATGCGCTCCAGAAGCACGACGGCTCGGAGGTGATCCAGTACGCGCAGCGCGTGATCAGCACGCCGGGCAAACAGGACGGGCTCGCTTGGCAGACGCCGGACGGCGCCTGGGAGGGGCCAATCGGTCAGAGCATCGCGGCCGCGATCGACAAGGGGTACGCCGCGGGCCAGCCGTATCACGGCTACTACTTCAAGATACTCAAGGGGCAGGGCGCGGCCGGGCCGCTGGGCGAGATGGATTACGTCATCGAAGGCGCGATGATCGGTGGCTTTGCGCTCGTGGCGGCGCCGGCCGAATACGCGGTCAGCGGGGTCAAGACGTTCATGGTCGGCAACGACGGTGTCGTCTACGAGAAGGACTTCGGTGACTCGACACTGGACGCGTTCAAGCAGATGGAACGCTACAACCCAGACGCAACCTGGACGCCCGTCAAGGACTGAACAGACTCCCGCAGGCGATCGCCCGCTGATCCGGTTGGCGTTGGCTGACGAACCCTCCGCCGAGCCGCCTCGCGCCCTGCCGAAAGGAACCTCTTCCCGACCAGCGCGTCCCTGGGGTGATCACTCCACACGACCTGCTGCAGCATCGTTGCGTCAACTACCGGCACGGCTCAGGAGAGATCTACCACCGGCGATGACGACTCCGGCCACGTGAGGTATAGCGAGTCGGGCGGTCGGGAGCGTCGTCTTCGAGAACCAGGAACGAGTCGCACGCGCGCGTTCGTCGTCAGCTGCGGCGCGTTCGGACGCGTCATGCCGGCGCCCACCGTTGACGATGGGCGCCAGCCATTTGGTTGCGCAGGACGCTCTGTTCAGCGCGAGAACCGGCGCCGTCGCACCGCCAGGGCGGCGGCCAGCGAGAGCGACACGGCACCCGCGAATCCCACCAGCGGCAGCGGGCCTGCGGTCTTCGGCAGTTTTCGTCGCGTCGTCGAACCGGTGCCACCCGCCGCCGTGGCGCGTGCCGCGCCAGGGGCCTCACCCGCCGGCGTGGCCGACGAGGCCGCGGTCGGCGCGCCAGTGCGCGCAAGCGTCGCCTGCACCTGCTTTTCGGTGAGGATCTTTGGTGGCTTGGTCGTGACGATAGTCGCCGTCAGGGTATCGCCCGAATGAAAGTCCGAGAGCGACGCCGGCTCGCCATTACGAACGATTTGCACACCTCGCTTCGCGATGTCCCCTTCGGTAAACATCTTGATTCCGTCAGCCGTGCGAACGACGATGCTCGAGCCAGACGCCTGCATGACGGTTCCATTCTTGACCTCGGTCACGGAGACGGGCGTCACCGTCGTTTTCGTCGTGACCATCGCGGTGCCCTTCATGCCGGGTTTCAGGTCGTGGACCGAGAGGTCACGGCCGTCGACGTTGAACCGGAAATCGTCCGGCACCTTCATCTCCCGGGTCCCTTCCGGCAGCTTGACGATCAGGTCATTGCCATTCACCGCGATGACTTCGAACGCCTTCGTCTGCTTCGAGGTTGTGGAGGTCGACTGCTGCGCCAACGCGGCACTGGCCGCGCCCGCGAGGGCTACACCAACCAGAATCACACCACCGAGTGCGCGAATCATAGTGCGCTCCTTTCCATTTCGAGACCGAGTGACGACTGCACGGTTGTTCTTCAGCGTCCGGTCAGCGGAACGTCCGTATCGCTGGCGACCGCACGGACGATGAACCGCTCCGGCGCTGGACCGACGTAATAGAACGGGTAGCAGGTGACCAGCGTCAGGGAGCGGACGGGCGTGGGGTCGAGCACCGAGACGTCCTCCGGATCGACGATCCACGTCCGTTCGACACGATATGACTGGCGCCCGTCGAGCGTCTCGAGCTCGATCGTATCGCCTCGTAAGACGTCCTTCAGCGCCCTGAAGAACCCGTCCCGGTGGCCCGCGATTCCCGCATTGCCGTTGGCACCCGGCAAGGCCGTGTCTTCGATATGCCCGACCGCGCGGTTCAGGACGAAATCGTCGGTTCCCGGCAACACCGCGACTTCGAGTCCGATCTTGGAAATGCGCAGGATGCCGAGTGGCGCCGGCGCGGGTTGCGTCAAGGCCGCGCGCCATTCGCTAATCCGTTTCACGTCCCACAGGCTGAGGTCGGGGCGTGGCGTGGACGGAAGAACGGCGGACCGCTGGACACTCGCGACCTTGCTTGTTTCGAAACGCGCCAGATCTCGCCGGGCGCCCACCTCGCCCGTCAGGTAGGCTGCCGAGCAGATCGCGATGGCGGCGAGGCCTACGGTCCAGGCCGCACGCTCGGCGAACAGGGATCTCCGCTGCGGGACACCCTGAGCCGGAGGGACTTCAGTGGCTGGTTTCACATGCGGCCGGCGTCGCTCGGGACAGCGTCTGAACGCAGGTCGATTCTTCGTTCTCGCCCCCGCAGTCTACTCGAGCGGCTCACAATACTGAGGAGATGCCGCGGGGGCTATGCAGATTCGGCAATGGTCGATGATGTCATTCCGTGCGCAGCACCACGATTGGATCTAGTCGAGTCGCCCGCCGCGCCGGAACGTAGCATGCGAGCAACGCGACAAGTCCGAGCGCCAGGGCCGCTCCGCCATACGTGACGGGATCGGTGCTCACGACGCCGTACAAGAGCGACCGCAGAGTCTGCGTCGCTTCGAGCGCGGCGGCGAGCCCGATGCCGAGCCCGGCCGCGACCAGTACCGCTGTCTCGCGCAGCAAGAGCGCGAGCACGTCGATCGCCTGGGCCCCGAGCGCGATGCGGATGCCGAGCTCCCGCGTGCGCTGCGAGACGGCGTAGGCCGTCACCCCCGCGATGCCGATTACCGCGAGGACCAGCGCGAGCCCGGCGAAGAGCGTCATGAGCCCCATCACGAGGCGGAGACTCGCGTAGTGCTGCGCAATGATCGCGTCGTAGGTCGAGACGCTCGCGATGGGCTGGGTCGGATCCTCGCCCCGCACCATCTGCGTGAGCGCTGGAACAACGCGCAGCGGATGCGCCGAGCGGACCACAACCCACATCTGCTCGTACGACCAGTCATGGTCGTCCTGCGCGGCGGGGACGTAGATGGCCGGGCCGGCCTCATGCTCGAGCGATTCGGCGCGGACGTCGCCTGCGATGCCCACGACCTTCGTGTCGTCATATCGTCCCAGTCCAACCTGACCGATCGCATTCTGGCCAGGCCACAGGCGATCGGCGAGCGCCTTGCTCACCACGCAGACCGGCGCGGCGCCCGCCCGTTCATCGTCGGCGATGATGGCGCGCCCCTGAAGAATCGGTATGTGCATCGCGGAGAAGAAGCCGGAACCGACGTCGACCGCGGTGATCTTGAGGAACGTGTCCGGGTCGTCGCGTCGAATCGAGTGGGGATTCATACCGACTTTGTTGATCACGCCGGAGAGCGGCAGGCCGTCGGCGACGGTGACGGCGCTGACTCCCGGCTGCGTCTGCAGGCGCTGGACGACGTCGTCGAAGAAGGTGCGCTTCTGGCGGAGCGTGGCGTAACGCTCCGGGCTGAGCCGAATCCGTGCCGCGAGGAGTCCTTGCGGATCGAATCCGGGGTCGATCGTGGTCACACCGATGAAGCTGCGGACGAGAAGGGCGGAGCCAACCAGCAGCACCAGTGCCAACGCGACCTCGCTCACGATGAGCGCGTTGCGGGTTAGGCGGTGCGACTGGCCGGCGGTCCCGCCAGCGCTGTCGCGCAGCGACCGCTCGAGTGTGGGCGCCGAGGCGCGGAGCGCCGGCACGACGCCGAAGGCGAGCCCTGTCGCCACGGCGAGGACGCTCGTAAAGACGAGCACGGGCGCGTCGATATCGGCGACGTAGCCCTGCGGCAGCCGCGCGGCGAGCAAATGGAGGCCAACGGCTGCGAGCGCAAGACCGAGGGTCGCGGCGCCGAGCGCGAGCACGACGCTTTCGACGAGCAGCTGCCGCACGATCGCCCAGCGGCCCGCGCCGATTGCGCGGCGCACCGCAAATTCCTTCTCACGGGCGTTGGCGCGCGCAACGAGCAGATTCGCCGCGTTGACGCACGCGATGAGCAGCACCAGCACGACGGCGCCCATCAGAATCAGCAGCGGCTGCCGCGCGCTCCCTTCGATTCGATCGCGCAGGAGCGTTGCGGTGAAGCTCTCTCCGGTTCCGGACTTCGACGTCGCCTCCCCCGACGCCGTGACGCGGCCGCCGAGGACATCCAGATCGGCCCCGAGCGTCTCGAGCGATCCGCCCTGCGCGAGGCGAGCCACCGTCGAAAAAGCTCGGTACATTCGCATCTCGGTCATCGCGGGCGCGCCGGCAACTGCCCACGAGATCGGAATCCACACACCCGTGCTCGTGTCGGGAAACGCGAAGTTCGACGGCATCACGCCGATGATCGTGAAATGCTGGCCGTCCAGAGACACCATCCGACCAAGCGCGCTCTCGTCGCCGCCGAAATCCGAGAGCCATAGCGCGTGCGAGATGATCGCGAAGGGAGCATAGCTCTCCCCCATGGCGAAGTCCCGTCCGATCAGGGGCGACACCCCGAGCACCGCGAGCAGATTCGGCGTCGTGCGGGTGACTCGCACTTCGCGCGGCGCGCCGGTATTGGTCAGGTTGTAGCGGTCGTTCGAGTAGGCGGCGATATCGGCGACCGCGTTGGTCAGTTTTGCGATGTCCTGATAGTCGGGATACGACAGCGCCATGGCCGCTCCGCGTCTGCCGACGTCGCTCGAGGCGATCGTCACGAGCCGATCGGCGTCGCGATAGGGCAGCGGGCGGAGGAGCACGGCATTGACGACGCTGAAGATCGCGGTGTTGGCGCCGATGCCGAGCGTGAGCGTGAGCACCGTGACGATGGCGAAGCCAGGGTTGCGGCGCATCGCACGCAGGCCGTACCGGATGTCGCGGACGAGATGCTCGAGCGCGGGCACGCCGCGCTCGTCGCGGTGTACCTCTTTCATCGACGCGATGGCGCCGAAACGGCGCAGCGCGTCACGACGGGCGTCTTCGGGCGAGAGACCCGCTGAACGCGCGTCGCGCTCGGCCAGCTCGAGATGGGCCCGCACTTCGTCATCGAGTTCGCGATCGATTCGGTCGCGATGGACGAGCGCCAGTACGCGCTGCCAGGCGCGCCTCACGGCCCAGCCTTCAGGAAGCGCGCGACGAGCGCCGTCGACTTCTGCCACCCGGCGATCTCGATGTCGAGCTGCTTCATCCCGAGTTTCGTGAGCTCGTAGAACTTCACCGTGCGGTTGGTCTCGGACGTTCCCCACTCCGTCCGAATCCAACCCTGTTGCTGAAGACGAACGAGCGCTGGATAGATGGAGCCCTGACTCAAACGGAGCTCGCCACCGGCAACCTGCTCGATACGCCGGGCGATGGCGTAGCCATGGAGCACGCCCATGGTGCCGAGCGTGCGGAGGATCAACAGATCGAGCGTGCCGCGAGGAACGTCCTGTTTGAGCCGCGACCCGAATTTGGCGTTAGACATGTCTATAATCGACATGTCGATGATAGTGGACCGGTCCGACTCCGTCAAGCGGAGGCCGGGGCGACGTCTCAACGCGGCCCAGCTGGAGAACCCGTCGCCTCTTTACTCGATACGGTCGATCACCAGGCCGCCACCACGTTCCTCTCCCACAGTTTCAGAACGTGCTGATGTTCGACCATGGGAGTGGCCGTGGCGACTAGTTGCCTGACAACCTCGCGGCCGATGGTGCCGGGAGCGGCACCCGTGACGAGAGCTCGATTCATGATTCGATCCGATGTTCGCGTCGATACCGCGCCGGTGGGACGCCGAACAGACGCTTGAACGCCCGATTGAACGCGGCCTCAGACTCGTAGCCCACGGCGGCCGCAACATCCGCGACGGTCTTCGCAGACGATGCCAGTGCCTGGGCGGCGAGACGCAATCGCCATCCGGTCAAGTACGCCATCGGCGGATCGGACAGATAGCGGCTGAAACGCGCGACGAGCGCGGAACGAGAGACGCCGACGGTCTTGGCGAGCTCGGCGATGGTCCACGCGTGCTCCGGTCGCTTGTGCAGCAGCGCCAGACTTTTCCCCACCACTCCGTCTCGTGCACCAGCGAGCCAGCCCGTCGCCTGATCCGGGAGTCCGATGACATATCGCCTGAGCGTGTCCACGAACAGCGCTTCCGAGAGCTTCGCCAACATCGCGTCGCTCCCCGCACGATCCGAGCCGGCCTCCTCCAGCAGGTGCAGGATCGACTGCTCGAGCCACTGTCCAGATCGATCGGTTCTGACGTTGACCTTCAGGAGCGGTGGCAAGCTGTCGAGAATTGGGCCGCAGAGCAGGGGGTCCAGCGTCAAGTACCCGCACACGAATCGCGTCGTCGCGCCACCACCGCCGGCGCGCATCGGCGACAGGTCGCCGGTGGCGATCCGCCGAAGGATGGACGCGCCGTCAACGCGGCTTGTTCCCGTTCCGCCGCTCAGGTCGTGAGGGTCCCCGTGCGGAAACACCACGATGTCGCCCGGCGACAGCTCAAAATCAGGTCCGTCGTCCACACGGGCGCGCGCCGTGCCCTCGACGACGAGGTGGTAGATCACGATGTGCGGCGCACCGGGCGCCAGCGTCGGCGCGAGCACACGGCAGTGGGGCGTCGAGAGTCGCCACGGGGCCGAGAACTCCGCGCTGAAGTACATCGCACCCTTGAGCCGGACACCGCTCAGGACCTCTGAAAACGCGTCCACCGCCTGAGATTCTAGTCGTTTGGACGGACGAGCAAGGACTTCAACCGCCCGAGCATGGTTTGGCCGCGAGGGCTCCCGCAGAATCGCTTCTGTTGGAGGTTGCCCTGACGAAGTTCATCGCCATCGCCGGTCCACTGATGCTCGCCACCCTGTTCGCGGCGCTGCCGGTCTCGGCGCAGTCGCCGCTCACACTGCCCGATGCGATCGCGCGCGCCAGAGTACACAACCCTGACGTCGGATCGGCGGCGGCGGCCGAGCGCGAAGCGGCCGAGCGTGTCAGACAGGCTCGTGGAGGCTATTTCCCAAGGCTGGACGTTGCGGAGTCCTGGCAGCGCGGCAACAACCCGGTCTTTGCCTTCAGTTCACGGCTCGCGCAGCGCCAGTTCACGGCGGCCGGGTTTGCTCCCGATGCGCTCAATCAGCCGGCGGCGACGGACAACTTCCGCACCGTGTTGTCGGCTGAGCAATCGGTGTTCGATCGCACCACGACGGCGAGTGTCCAGGCAGCGGCCATCGCGCGGAACGTGGCCGCCACGGGCCAGGAAATCGTCAATCAAGACCTGGGGACAGCGGTGACGGATGCGTTTGGCCGCGTGCTCGTGGCCATCGCGGCGGTTCGATCGACAGACGCGGCGATCGAGGCCGCGCGGGCCGATCGCGAGCTGGCCGGTCATCGCCGTGATGCCGGCCGCGTCACCGACGCCGATGTGCTGCAGCTGGACGTCCATGTCGCGCACGCGCGCGAACAGCAGGTGCAGGCGATCGCGGCTGAACGCATCGCCCGGGCACAACTGAATCAGTTGATGGGCGAGCCATTGACCTCGATGTTTTCGCTTGATTCGACACCGTCGGTGATTGCGATCGATCTCAGCAATCCCGCAACGCTCGAGGACGAAGCCGCCAGGAACCGACCCGAAATCGCGCTCGCCACCCAGCAGCAACAGCTCGCAGCCGCCACAGTGGCTGGCGCGCGCGCGGCGTTTCTACCGCAAGTGTCGGCGCAAGGGGCATGGGAGTTGAACGGCGGCGCGTGGAATTCACGAGCGTCGAGCTGGGTCGTTGGCGCGGTCGCCCGGATCGGCGTGTTCCACGGACTTGCCGACCACGCACGGCTCGCTGAAGCGCGCGCGCAGGCAGACCGTCGCGCGATCGAAGCCAGCAAGACCCAAACGATGGTCCGGCTCGACGTGCAGATCGCGATCGCCCGTCTTGAAGCTGCGCGGGCGAGCGAAGCGGTTGGACGGGCGGCCGCCGATTCGGCTCGGGAGGCCCGCCGGATCATTCGTGACCGTTATGAGAGTGGTCTTGCAGACGCGGCCATGCTGCTACGCGCGGCTGACGCCGTGCAGCAGGCCGAGGCGCAACAGATCGCGGCGCTCGTCAACGTGCTCAGTTCAACCGCAACCCTGCAGAGAGCGATAGGCAGACTATGAAACAGATCAGCGCACTACTCAACGCACTCCTGATAATGATGAGCGCTGCGTTGGCCGGATGCTCGGCTCCGCAAGCCGCCGGCGCTCAGGCCGATGCGGCGGAACCCATCGTCGTGCGCGTCGGCCGCGCATCGATGACCGACGTGGCCACCGCGATCGACGCGGGCGGAGTGGTGCAGGCTCGTACCACGGCGACGATCACGGCGCGCATCCTGGCGCCGGTGCGTGACGTGCTCGTGCTACCGGGAGATCGGGTCCGCAAAGGACAAACGCTGGTCGTCCTCGATGGCGATGACCTCAGCGCTGCGGCTCGAGCCGCACGCTCGGCGATGCTCGCCGCGGAACAGGGGTCGAAGGCTGCAACCGGAGAACTGCAAGCCGCTGACGCGAGCCTCGTCCTGGCACGCGCCTCACACGATCGCATCGCCGAACTTCAATCCAAGCGCGCAGCCACCGCGCAGGAACTCGACGATGCGATCGCGACGCTGCGGGGCGCCGAAGGGCGCATCGCTGCCGAATCCGCGCGGGTGTCACAGGCCGCGTCGGCCGTCGAGGGCGCACGGGCCGCCAGCGATCGCGCGACCTTGACCGAGTCGTTCGCCGCGCTGGTCGCACCATTCGACGGCATCGTCACCGAAAAAATGATCGAGCCTGGCAACATGGCGTCGCCAGGCCTGCCGCTCCTACGCCTGGAAGACACGCGCGAATTCCGTCTCGAGGTTCACGTGGACGAATCGCGCGTCGGCCATGTGCGCGTCGGCGACTGTGTGCCGGTTCGCCTCGGGGCCGGAACCTCTGGGCGCACAGGCACGATCGTCGAGGTCAGCCGCGCGGTGGATGCGGACGCGCGCGCGTTTCTCGTCAAGATCGCGCTGCCCGACACGCGCGGCGTTCGCTCCGGCGAGTTCGGCCGAGCCCGATTCAGCGAATCGCCACGGCGTGCGTTGACCATTCCAGCGTCGGCAATCGTGCGGCGCGGACAACTCACGTCGGTCTTTGTAGTCGACGAGGGACGGGCGCGCGTGCGACTAGTCAGCCTGAGCGAGGCCGAAGTACTCGCGGGCCTGGGGGAATCCGAGATGGTGATTCTGTCGCCGCCGGCCGGGCTCAGCGATGGTCGGCGGGTCCGCGAGGGAGGGAAGTAGATGACGGGCACATACGGCGTCGCCGGCCGGATGGCCGCGGCATTCATCAACTCCAAGCTGACGCCACTCTTCATCCTCGCCTCGATGGCGCTTGGCATGGTGGCGGTGGTGGCGCTGCCGCGTGAAGAGGAGCCGCAGATCGTCGTGCCGATGGTTGACGTGCTCGCCGAGATGCCGGGTGCGACACCGGCGGATGTCGAACAGCGAGTCACGCGCCCGCTGGAGCAAGTGCTCTGGGAAGTGCCCGGCGTCGAATATCTCTATTCGACTTCGAGTCCGGGCCAGGCACTCGTCATCGTTCGCTTCAAGGTGGACGAGCCGCTCGAACCGGCGCTCGTTCGCCTCAATCAGAAGCTGGCCTCGAATGCGGATCGCATTCCCCCAGGCGTCATCGGGCCCATCGTCAAGCCACGATCGATTGACGACGTGCCGATCCTGGCCGTCACAGTCTGGTCGGCAGTGTATGG encodes the following:
- a CDS encoding ABC transporter permease, whose product is MRRAWQRVLALVHRDRIDRELDDEVRAHLELAERDARSAGLSPEDARRDALRRFGAIASMKEVHRDERGVPALEHLVRDIRYGLRAMRRNPGFAIVTVLTLTLGIGANTAIFSVVNAVLLRPLPYRDADRLVTIASSDVGRRGAAMALSYPDYQDIAKLTNAVADIAAYSNDRYNLTNTGAPREVRVTRTTPNLLAVLGVSPLIGRDFAMGESYAPFAIISHALWLSDFGGDESALGRMVSLDGQHFTIIGVMPSNFAFPDTSTGVWIPISWAVAGAPAMTEMRMYRAFSTVARLAQGGSLETLGADLDVLGGRVTASGEATSKSGTGESFTATLLRDRIEGSARQPLLILMGAVVLVLLIACVNAANLLVARANAREKEFAVRRAIGAGRWAIVRQLLVESVVLALGAATLGLALAAVGLHLLAARLPQGYVADIDAPVLVFTSVLAVATGLAFGVVPALRASAPTLERSLRDSAGGTAGQSHRLTRNALIVSEVALALVLLVGSALLVRSFIGVTTIDPGFDPQGLLAARIRLSPERYATLRQKRTFFDDVVQRLQTQPGVSAVTVADGLPLSGVINKVGMNPHSIRRDDPDTFLKITAVDVGSGFFSAMHIPILQGRAIIADDERAGAAPVCVVSKALADRLWPGQNAIGQVGLGRYDDTKVVGIAGDVRAESLEHEAGPAIYVPAAQDDHDWSYEQMWVVVRSAHPLRVVPALTQMVRGEDPTQPIASVSTYDAIIAQHYASLRLVMGLMTLFAGLALVLAVIGIAGVTAYAVSQRTRELGIRIALGAQAIDVLALLLRETAVLVAAGLGIGLAAALEATQTLRSLLYGVVSTDPVTYGGAALALGLVALLACYVPARRATRLDPIVVLRTE
- a CDS encoding PadR family transcriptional regulator, whose protein sequence is MSNAKFGSRLKQDVPRGTLDLLILRTLGTMGVLHGYAIARRIEQVAGGELRLSQGSIYPALVRLQQQGWIRTEWGTSETNRTVKFYELTKLGMKQLDIEIAGWQKSTALVARFLKAGP
- a CDS encoding AraC family transcriptional regulator, producing the protein MDAFSEVLSGVRLKGAMYFSAEFSAPWRLSTPHCRVLAPTLAPGAPHIVIYHLVVEGTARARVDDGPDFELSPGDIVVFPHGDPHDLSGGTGTSRVDGASILRRIATGDLSPMRAGGGGATTRFVCGYLTLDPLLCGPILDSLPPLLKVNVRTDRSGQWLEQSILHLLEEAGSDRAGSDAMLAKLSEALFVDTLRRYVIGLPDQATGWLAGARDGVVGKSLALLHKRPEHAWTIAELAKTVGVSRSALVARFSRYLSDPPMAYLTGWRLRLAAQALASSAKTVADVAAAVGYESEAAFNRAFKRLFGVPPARYRREHRIES
- a CDS encoding TolC family protein; this encodes MEVALTKFIAIAGPLMLATLFAALPVSAQSPLTLPDAIARARVHNPDVGSAAAAEREAAERVRQARGGYFPRLDVAESWQRGNNPVFAFSSRLAQRQFTAAGFAPDALNQPAATDNFRTVLSAEQSVFDRTTTASVQAAAIARNVAATGQEIVNQDLGTAVTDAFGRVLVAIAAVRSTDAAIEAARADRELAGHRRDAGRVTDADVLQLDVHVAHAREQQVQAIAAERIARAQLNQLMGEPLTSMFSLDSTPSVIAIDLSNPATLEDEAARNRPEIALATQQQQLAAATVAGARAAFLPQVSAQGAWELNGGAWNSRASSWVVGAVARIGVFHGLADHARLAEARAQADRRAIEASKTQTMVRLDVQIAIARLEAARASEAVGRAAADSAREARRIIRDRYESGLADAAMLLRAADAVQQAEAQQIAALVNVLSSTATLQRAIGRL
- a CDS encoding efflux RND transporter periplasmic adaptor subunit, which encodes MSAALAGCSAPQAAGAQADAAEPIVVRVGRASMTDVATAIDAGGVVQARTTATITARILAPVRDVLVLPGDRVRKGQTLVVLDGDDLSAAARAARSAMLAAEQGSKAATGELQAADASLVLARASHDRIAELQSKRAATAQELDDAIATLRGAEGRIAAESARVSQAASAVEGARAASDRATLTESFAALVAPFDGIVTEKMIEPGNMASPGLPLLRLEDTREFRLEVHVDESRVGHVRVGDCVPVRLGAGTSGRTGTIVEVSRAVDADARAFLVKIALPDTRGVRSGEFGRARFSESPRRALTIPASAIVRRGQLTSVFVVDEGRARVRLVSLSEAEVLAGLGESEMVILSPPAGLSDGRRVREGGK